Proteins found in one Vallitalea guaymasensis genomic segment:
- the gltA gene encoding NADPH-dependent glutamate synthase, whose protein sequence is MPNMSKEKVKMKEQDPLLRIKNFDEVTCGYTLEEAMEEAGRCLQCKTRPCVGGCPVSVPIPEFIKEVSEGNIEEAYNIIATENRLPAICGRVCPQESQCEGKCVRGRKGEPVAIGRLERFVADYYMENIKKDVEKPESNNKKVAVVGGGPASLTCAADLAKKGYEVTMYEALHQLGGVLMYGIPEFRLPKGLVQTELKSVTDLGVKVEKNVIVGKSITIDELFEEEGFQAVFVGSGAGLPRFMNIEGENLNGVYSANEFLTRVNLMKAYDFPNSPTPVRIGEKVAVIGGGNVAMDAARTAKRLGAKEVKIVYRRSKEELPARVEEVHHAEEEQIIFDLLKNPVEIIGEDGHVTGMKCIKMELGEPDESGRRRPQPIEGSEEVMDVDIVVVAIGQTPNPLLRDTTDGLDVNKRGCIVVNEDTMETTLENVYAGGDAVTGAATVILAMGAGKKAAKAIDEKLSK, encoded by the coding sequence ATGCCTAACATGAGTAAAGAAAAGGTGAAAATGAAGGAGCAGGATCCTTTATTGAGAATAAAGAATTTTGATGAAGTTACTTGTGGTTATACATTGGAAGAAGCTATGGAAGAAGCTGGTAGATGTTTACAGTGCAAGACTAGACCATGTGTTGGGGGATGTCCAGTAAGTGTTCCGATTCCAGAATTCATAAAAGAAGTTAGTGAAGGTAATATAGAAGAGGCATATAATATTATTGCTACAGAGAATAGATTACCAGCTATTTGTGGAAGAGTCTGTCCTCAAGAGTCACAATGTGAAGGTAAATGTGTAAGAGGACGTAAAGGTGAGCCAGTAGCTATTGGTAGACTTGAACGTTTTGTTGCAGATTATTATATGGAGAACATTAAAAAAGACGTTGAAAAACCTGAGTCAAACAATAAAAAGGTTGCAGTTGTTGGCGGTGGTCCAGCTAGCCTTACATGTGCAGCTGATTTGGCTAAAAAAGGATATGAAGTAACCATGTACGAAGCTCTTCATCAACTTGGTGGGGTTCTAATGTATGGTATACCTGAATTCCGTTTACCAAAAGGTCTAGTACAGACAGAATTGAAGAGTGTTACTGACCTAGGTGTAAAAGTTGAAAAGAATGTTATAGTTGGAAAATCAATAACTATAGATGAATTATTTGAAGAAGAAGGGTTCCAAGCTGTATTTGTAGGTAGTGGAGCTGGACTTCCTAGATTCATGAATATTGAAGGAGAAAATCTTAATGGAGTTTACTCAGCTAATGAGTTCTTGACTAGAGTCAACCTTATGAAAGCTTATGATTTCCCTAATAGCCCAACACCTGTAAGAATCGGTGAAAAAGTTGCGGTTATCGGCGGTGGTAATGTTGCTATGGATGCAGCAAGAACAGCTAAGAGATTAGGAGCAAAAGAAGTTAAGATTGTATATAGAAGAAGTAAAGAAGAGTTACCTGCAAGAGTGGAAGAAGTGCATCATGCAGAAGAAGAACAAATCATATTTGATCTTCTAAAAAATCCAGTTGAAATTATTGGTGAAGATGGCCATGTTACTGGTATGAAGTGTATTAAGATGGAACTTGGTGAACCAGACGAAAGTGGCAGAAGAAGACCACAACCTATAGAAGGCAGCGAAGAAGTAATGGATGTTGATATAGTTGTAGTAGCTATTGGTCAAACACCTAATCCGCTTCTTAGAGATACAACTGATGGACTTGACGTTAATAAAAGAGGCTGTATCGTAGTTAATGAAGATACTATGGAAACTACACTGGAGAATGTATATGCTGGTGGAGATGCTGTTACAGGAGCTGCAACAGTTATACTTGCTATGGGAGCAGGAAAGAAAGCAGCTAAAGCTATTGATGAAAAATTAAGCAAGTAA
- a CDS encoding DMT family transporter yields the protein MAAICAIISGALMSIQGVFNTRVTESSSIWVTNSLVQITGFIVCIGAWFFTGRDSFANLLKVDSKWYLTGGILGAFIIFTVVKGMSTLGPACTVMLILISQLIIAYLIELFGLFGTEQVPFVWKKVIAVVIMIGGVILFKWD from the coding sequence ATGGCTGCTATTTGTGCAATTATTTCTGGGGCACTAATGAGTATACAAGGTGTTTTTAATACAAGGGTTACAGAGAGTTCATCTATATGGGTAACTAATTCATTAGTTCAGATAACAGGTTTTATAGTTTGTATAGGGGCATGGTTCTTTACTGGAAGAGATAGTTTTGCTAATTTACTGAAAGTAGATAGTAAGTGGTATCTTACAGGTGGTATACTAGGTGCGTTTATTATATTTACTGTTGTTAAAGGGATGTCTACACTGGGTCCTGCATGTACGGTGATGCTGATTTTAATTTCCCAGTTGATAATTGCCTATTTAATAGAATTGTTTGGATTATTTGGTACTGAACAAGTACCCTTTGTTTGGAAAAAAGTTATTGCGGTAGTTATTATGATTGGTGGTGTTATATTATTCAAATGGGATTAA
- a CDS encoding LiaF domain-containing protein, with protein MKKKRLLVLGAAIGGGAYYAYKKIQKMTDTFSKVVMFNSEDIKYEQDQEMEDAAVVFGNLDIDLTDIEIEDGATIKVLALFSNLTIKVPQEWKIVAEGNNKASNIEIDTSEEDEENKDITLNIEYDVRFSNINISNE; from the coding sequence ATGAAGAAAAAAAGATTACTTGTCCTAGGTGCTGCAATTGGTGGAGGAGCTTATTATGCTTATAAGAAAATCCAAAAGATGACTGATACTTTCAGCAAAGTTGTTATGTTCAATAGTGAAGACATAAAATACGAACAAGACCAAGAGATGGAAGATGCTGCAGTTGTTTTTGGTAATCTTGATATTGACTTGACAGATATTGAGATTGAAGATGGAGCAACAATAAAGGTATTAGCGTTATTCAGTAATTTGACAATCAAAGTTCCACAAGAATGGAAAATTGTTGCTGAGGGAAATAATAAAGCTAGTAATATAGAAATTGATACTTCAGAAGAAGATGAAGAAAACAAGGATATTACTCTTAATATTGAGTATGACGTACGTTTCTCTAATATTAATATAAGTAACGAGTAA
- a CDS encoding NAD(+) synthase, whose product MNDGFVRVASASPVIKVADVDFNTDEIMKLIDDAIDKDVSILVFPELCITGYTCADLFFQEPLIRSSMEKLVILKKYSLGKDILFVVGVPIKYKNALYNCAAVICNGKILGVVPKTYIPNYNEFYEQRWFSSSETIINDTIVIDSEEIPFGSSILFRHSEYEDLCVGIEICEDLWSPLPPSTIHAINGATIILNPSASNDLVGKSSYRKALISSQSAKTITSYIYSSSGFGESTTDVVFGGHCLIYENGTKLEENKRFMLESTIIYSDIDIDKLMADRIKMTSYSNHLTSRFDSEYMVIPFDLTLKDHNTIDRFIDPSPFVPNNQEKRSKRCQEIFSIQTLGLAKRITHIGCEKVIVGISGGLDSTLALLVCAMTYDLLGKGRKNIIGVTMPGFGTTDRTYNNAISLMNHLGVTIKEISIKNACLVHFEDIGHDPNDHSTTYENVQARERTQILMDLSNKYNGIVIGTGDLSEMALGWATYNGDHMAMYSVNTTIPKTLVRYLVRWITEYKVGKDAKAVLLDILDTPVSPELLPPDKETGKIKQKTEEVVGPYELHDFFLYNMLRFGFSPKKIYRLALKAFDNQYTPETIKKWINTFYRRFFMHQFKRSCMPDGPKVGSICLSPRGDLRMPSDAVSKIWLEEIKDI is encoded by the coding sequence ATAAATGACGGATTTGTTAGAGTCGCTTCTGCTTCACCTGTAATCAAGGTTGCTGACGTAGATTTTAACACAGATGAAATAATGAAATTAATAGATGATGCAATTGATAAAGACGTATCAATACTGGTTTTTCCTGAATTATGTATTACAGGTTATACATGTGCTGATCTTTTTTTCCAAGAGCCTTTAATTAGAAGCAGTATGGAAAAATTGGTTATCCTCAAAAAATACTCTCTAGGTAAGGACATACTATTTGTTGTTGGTGTTCCTATTAAATATAAAAACGCATTATACAACTGTGCTGCAGTTATCTGTAATGGAAAAATATTAGGTGTGGTACCTAAGACATATATACCCAACTATAACGAATTCTATGAGCAACGTTGGTTTTCATCTTCTGAAACTATAATCAATGATACCATAGTAATTGACTCAGAAGAAATCCCATTTGGTTCATCTATATTATTTAGACATAGTGAATACGAGGACCTATGTGTTGGTATTGAGATATGCGAAGATCTATGGTCACCTCTACCACCTAGTACAATACATGCTATCAATGGGGCAACCATCATCCTTAATCCATCAGCAAGTAATGACTTAGTAGGCAAAAGTTCATATAGAAAAGCTTTGATATCATCTCAATCAGCAAAAACTATTACTTCCTATATATATTCTTCATCAGGATTTGGTGAATCCACTACTGATGTTGTTTTTGGTGGACACTGCCTTATATATGAAAATGGGACAAAATTAGAAGAAAACAAAAGATTCATGTTAGAGTCAACAATAATATATTCAGATATTGATATTGATAAATTAATGGCTGATAGAATCAAGATGACAAGTTATTCTAATCATCTAACAAGTCGTTTTGATTCAGAATATATGGTTATCCCTTTTGATCTGACACTTAAGGATCACAATACTATAGATAGATTCATTGACCCAAGTCCTTTCGTACCAAACAATCAAGAAAAAAGAAGCAAGAGATGCCAAGAGATATTCTCTATCCAAACATTAGGACTTGCAAAGAGAATCACTCATATAGGCTGTGAGAAAGTCATTGTTGGTATTTCTGGTGGTTTAGATTCCACTCTTGCACTGCTTGTATGTGCCATGACATACGACCTACTTGGTAAAGGCAGAAAAAATATCATTGGCGTAACTATGCCTGGTTTTGGAACTACAGATCGAACATACAATAATGCTATATCCTTAATGAACCATCTCGGCGTAACAATCAAGGAAATCTCCATTAAAAATGCTTGCCTAGTCCACTTTGAAGATATAGGTCACGACCCAAATGACCATAGTACAACTTATGAAAATGTGCAAGCCAGAGAAAGAACACAGATATTGATGGATTTATCCAATAAGTATAATGGTATAGTCATCGGTACTGGCGATTTATCTGAAATGGCTCTTGGTTGGGCTACCTATAACGGAGATCATATGGCTATGTACTCTGTTAACACAACTATCCCTAAAACTCTAGTAAGATATCTAGTGAGATGGATCACTGAATACAAAGTAGGAAAAGATGCCAAGGCTGTACTATTGGATATACTTGATACTCCTGTTAGTCCAGAACTTCTTCCACCTGACAAAGAAACAGGAAAGATAAAACAGAAAACTGAGGAAGTTGTTGGTCCATATGAATTGCACGATTTCTTCCTATATAATATGTTAAGATTTGGTTTTTCACCTAAAAAGATATATAGACTTGCGTTAAAAGCTTTTGATAATCAGTATACACCTGAGACTATCAAGAAATGGATTAATACTTTTTATAGAAGATTCTTCATGCATCAATTCAAGCGTTCATGTATGCCAGATGGTCCAAAAGTAGGTTCAATCTGTCTTTCTCCAAGAGGAGACCTTAGAATGCCAAGCGATGCAGTATCTAAGATTTGGTTAGAAGAGATAAAAGATATTTGA
- a CDS encoding methylglyoxal synthase, with protein MFQVKMGKQKHIALVAHDNRKKDLIEWVSKNREILSKHFLYATGTTGSIIAKETNLPVRRYKSGPLGGDQQIGARIIEDDIDFLVFFWDPLEAQPHDPDVKALLRIAVLYDIPVASNVATADFVFSSPLMDKHYNRYIIDYGTRIKRKY; from the coding sequence ATGTTCCAAGTCAAAATGGGGAAACAAAAACATATTGCATTAGTTGCTCATGATAATAGGAAAAAGGATTTAATTGAATGGGTATCCAAGAATAGGGAGATATTATCAAAGCATTTTTTATATGCAACTGGAACAACAGGTAGTATAATAGCCAAAGAAACCAATCTGCCTGTAAGAAGATATAAAAGTGGTCCATTAGGTGGTGACCAGCAGATAGGAGCTAGAATAATAGAAGATGATATCGATTTTCTTGTGTTTTTCTGGGATCCACTAGAAGCTCAACCACATGACCCTGATGTAAAAGCATTACTTAGGATTGCAGTACTATATGATATACCAGTGGCATCCAATGTGGCTACAGCAGATTTTGTATTCAGTTCACCTCTTATGGACAAACATTACAACAGATACATTATTGATTATGGAACAAGAATCAAAAGAAAATATTAA
- a CDS encoding helix-hairpin-helix domain-containing protein: protein MKNKWYYGAFILLVIVVGIIYVSSENSVSIEVDKDTKDNVEYNAGAEDNNEEYNTDDEDNNKEDNAEELEKTIYVHICGEVVNEGVYTVKEDSRVYEVLELAGGLTEEAATDYVNLARQVKDGEKIIFPSKEQMETGEFCIDDAEEKLVNINTASIEKLTTLSGIGESRAKLIIDYREEHGDFETIEDIMKVSGIKEGAFNKIKDSIIVK from the coding sequence ATGAAGAACAAATGGTATTATGGTGCTTTTATATTATTGGTGATAGTAGTTGGTATAATCTATGTTAGTTCAGAAAACAGTGTATCAATAGAAGTTGACAAAGATACAAAAGATAATGTAGAATATAATGCTGGTGCAGAAGATAATAATGAGGAATATAATACTGATGATGAAGATAATAACAAAGAGGATAATGCAGAGGAATTAGAAAAGACCATTTATGTACATATTTGTGGTGAAGTAGTGAATGAAGGAGTCTATACTGTCAAAGAGGATTCAAGAGTTTACGAAGTGTTAGAACTTGCTGGTGGTTTAACTGAAGAAGCCGCTACAGATTATGTTAATTTAGCACGACAAGTAAAAGATGGTGAAAAAATAATTTTTCCAAGCAAAGAACAGATGGAGACTGGCGAATTCTGTATTGATGATGCAGAAGAAAAACTAGTCAATATCAATACTGCTTCAATTGAAAAGTTGACAACACTTTCTGGAATAGGTGAATCACGTGCTAAGCTCATCATAGATTATAGAGAAGAACACGGAGATTTTGAGACAATTGAAGACATAATGAAAGTAAGTGGAATAAAAGAAGGGGCTTTTAATAAGATAAAAGATTCAATTATTGTAAAGTGA
- a CDS encoding response regulator transcription factor — protein sequence MSKRILVVDDEKLIVKGIKFSLEQDDMIVDVAYDGQEAFDLAKTNVYDLVILDVMLPKIDGLSVCRQIREFSNMPIIMLTAKGEDMDKILGLEYGADDYMTKPFNILELKARMKAVLRRIKTEYNGDSEAVINSGELKIDCESRRVFINNQEVNLTAKEFDLLELFSKHPNKVYSRENLLNIVWGYDYPGDVRTVDVHVRRLREKVEPNPSEPKFIHTKWGVGYYYQNKKNI from the coding sequence ATGTCTAAAAGGATATTAGTGGTGGACGATGAAAAATTAATAGTTAAGGGTATAAAATTTAGTCTTGAGCAGGATGACATGATAGTTGATGTTGCTTATGATGGGCAGGAAGCTTTTGATTTAGCTAAAACAAATGTATATGACCTAGTGATATTAGACGTTATGTTGCCTAAGATAGATGGTTTATCAGTATGCAGGCAGATAAGAGAGTTTTCTAATATGCCTATTATTATGCTTACTGCTAAGGGCGAGGATATGGACAAGATTCTAGGACTAGAATATGGTGCAGATGATTACATGACAAAGCCATTTAATATTCTTGAATTAAAGGCTAGAATGAAAGCAGTTCTCAGAAGGATAAAAACTGAATATAACGGTGATTCTGAAGCTGTGATCAACTCTGGAGAGTTAAAGATTGATTGCGAAAGCAGAAGAGTATTTATTAACAACCAAGAAGTTAATTTGACAGCTAAGGAATTTGATTTACTAGAACTATTTAGTAAGCACCCGAATAAAGTATATAGTAGAGAGAATCTACTCAATATTGTTTGGGGCTATGATTACCCTGGTGATGTAAGAACGGTGGACGTACATGTAAGACGACTTAGAGAAAAAGTAGAGCCAAATCCAAGCGAGCCAAAGTTCATTCATACTAAGTGGGGTGTTGGTTATTATTATCAAAACAAGAAAAATATTTAA
- a CDS encoding sensor histidine kinase, whose protein sequence is MVIIIKTRKIFNSIRAKIFISYVVVSIIPLILLTNILLNSLESYYVKEKSRSMFRQANIISTNLMVRGFINDSSGIKDYVSIIGGQDFERIVILDVKSNVKFDSNGIDTGKSYAKQEVIDALGGQSSSVFQKSMNLAKVVTPIKDEKKDEVYGAIILTNSYDDINNSISSLKSISYLIILALLILILTLSYNFSGLITKPFKKLLVSINKITDGNVDEKIDIKGNNEIEEIGTAFNHMTEKLQQVDESRRQFVANVSHELKTPLSSVKVLAESLLMQPDAPKELYKEFFEDISKEIERETTIINDLLTMVTLDKNENELNISETNINLLIESILKRLKPLADIKGVEMVFESYREVIAEVDKTKISLALTNLIENGIKYNKEYGTIKVTLNSDYQNAQIFVIDTGIGIPKESINKVFQRFYRVDKTRSRETGGTGLGLSITHQAILMHQGFIRCSSELGSGTTFEVSLPLKRPIHDNI, encoded by the coding sequence TTGGTTATTATTATCAAAACAAGAAAAATATTTAATAGTATAAGGGCTAAGATATTTATTTCTTATGTAGTTGTAAGTATCATACCACTTATTTTATTAACAAACATATTGCTTAACTCTTTGGAAAGTTATTATGTAAAAGAAAAATCAAGATCTATGTTTAGACAAGCCAATATAATATCAACTAATCTCATGGTTAGAGGATTTATCAACGATAGTTCAGGTATCAAAGATTACGTAAGTATTATTGGCGGACAAGATTTTGAGAGAATAGTCATATTGGATGTCAAAAGTAACGTTAAATTTGATTCCAATGGTATTGATACTGGTAAGTCATATGCTAAACAAGAAGTAATAGATGCTTTAGGAGGTCAAAGCAGTTCAGTATTCCAAAAAAGCATGAACCTTGCTAAGGTAGTAACTCCTATCAAAGATGAAAAAAAAGATGAAGTATATGGTGCTATCATACTTACCAATTCCTATGATGATATTAACAATTCTATCAGCAGTTTGAAAAGTATTTCGTACCTGATAATATTAGCGTTGTTGATCTTGATTCTAACTCTTAGTTATAATTTCTCAGGGCTCATAACGAAGCCTTTCAAGAAACTATTAGTAAGCATTAATAAGATTACCGACGGAAATGTTGATGAAAAGATTGATATCAAAGGTAATAATGAGATTGAAGAAATAGGGACAGCATTTAATCATATGACTGAAAAGTTACAACAGGTTGATGAGAGCAGAAGGCAGTTTGTTGCTAACGTATCACATGAATTAAAGACACCCCTAAGTTCAGTAAAAGTATTGGCTGAATCCTTATTGATGCAGCCAGATGCACCAAAAGAATTGTATAAAGAATTTTTCGAGGATATTAGTAAGGAAATTGAAAGAGAAACGACTATAATTAACGACCTGCTAACTATGGTTACATTGGATAAGAATGAAAATGAGTTGAATATTAGTGAAACCAACATTAACTTATTGATTGAATCTATACTAAAAAGACTAAAGCCTTTAGCAGATATAAAAGGTGTAGAAATGGTTTTTGAAAGCTATAGAGAAGTTATTGCAGAAGTTGATAAAACCAAGATTTCATTAGCATTAACTAACTTGATTGAGAATGGAATAAAATATAACAAAGAATATGGAACTATAAAAGTCACACTTAATTCTGATTATCAAAACGCACAAATATTTGTTATTGATACGGGGATAGGTATACCTAAAGAAAGTATAAATAAAGTTTTTCAGAGATTTTATAGAGTTGATAAAACACGTTCGAGGGAAACAGGGGGTACTGGGCTTGGATTATCTATTACGCACCAAGCTATACTTATGCATCAAGGATTTATAAGATGTAGTAGTGAACTAGGAAGTGGAACGACTTTTGAAGTCAGTCTACCACTAAAGAGGCCAATACATGATAATATATAA
- a CDS encoding GerMN domain-containing protein gives MGKILRISLLYVFLLLALTGCGNKQKANVEEQPSEKSVKIFLSNKEKNSWINKDVNISSVNNEDIVTEIFEILQTGIEDEPDTITTVPSFIRLLEVKLEESNLILNVSEEYYKLDTVEENLCRVSLISSLTELDFVDKVEIYVEGVPLKGPDGKALGPIGKDQLVFDDPENESKTLKKVLLYFSDKEGLGLVPEEVQVEVNPNEPLEKTVLNLLINGPLNDTEVRTIPAETKVISTSISEGVCYVDFSKEFKTKHTGGSTGELLTIYSIVNTLTELPDINKVQFLIEGEKEELFKGHLQFNILFERNLDLVLDNKKK, from the coding sequence GTGGGGAAAATATTGCGAATTAGTTTGTTGTATGTTTTTCTACTATTAGCGTTAACAGGCTGTGGCAATAAGCAAAAAGCTAATGTTGAGGAACAGCCAAGTGAGAAAAGTGTTAAAATATTTTTATCAAACAAAGAAAAAAATTCATGGATAAATAAAGATGTAAATATCTCAAGTGTAAATAATGAGGATATTGTAACAGAGATATTTGAAATATTGCAAACTGGTATAGAAGATGAGCCAGATACAATAACTACTGTACCTTCTTTTATAAGATTATTAGAGGTAAAATTAGAAGAATCGAATCTAATATTGAATGTTTCAGAAGAGTACTATAAATTAGATACTGTAGAAGAAAACTTATGTCGTGTTTCTTTAATATCATCTCTTACAGAATTAGATTTTGTTGACAAAGTAGAGATATATGTTGAAGGAGTGCCTCTAAAAGGACCAGATGGTAAAGCTCTAGGACCTATTGGTAAGGACCAATTGGTTTTTGATGACCCAGAGAATGAAAGTAAAACTTTGAAGAAAGTTCTATTATATTTTTCTGATAAAGAAGGTCTTGGATTAGTTCCAGAAGAGGTACAAGTAGAAGTTAATCCTAATGAACCATTAGAGAAAACAGTTCTTAACCTTTTGATAAACGGTCCATTAAATGATACAGAAGTAAGAACTATACCTGCAGAGACTAAAGTAATTAGTACTTCTATAAGTGAAGGTGTATGCTATGTTGATTTCAGCAAAGAATTTAAAACAAAACATACAGGCGGATCAACAGGAGAGTTACTTACTATCTATTCAATAGTAAATACATTAACAGAGCTTCCTGATATTAATAAGGTTCAATTCTTAATTGAAGGTGAAAAAGAGGAACTCTTCAAGGGACATTTACAATTTAATATATTATTTGAAAGAAATTTGGATTTAGTATTAGACAATAAAAAGAAATAA
- a CDS encoding DNA internalization-related competence protein ComEC/Rec2, with protein MKRPAVFICIFYLIGVLTGYYVKDLLLVILLFGITIILSIILYKTYSWKGVFIFPLICFFAYINICNHIESNNNPLDKLFDDTVSCTAEGYIDNIISKEDKTQLIISTNKIIIEDKIYTDKFKIKVYGTDINKIDIGTYINISGKLSKLTRPTNQGQFDEEKYYRIRGIKYKLYLKEHKIIDDEKTNILSTIKYSMNKKLSFIRNKWVKVYDSILPENQANLMKAMILGEKSYLSIDTKNKYSESGISHVLAISGLHIAILGYGFFSLICLLISKKKSVIFTICFLAFYLILTGASVSTVRAVIMLSIILLAYFFGRTYDIYSSICIAAVIILMINPYNLWDTGFLLSFSAVIGIIAITPALDELYNKKGNKIIATFNVSLAATLGTMPVMLLTFYELHIYSVLVNILVVPLMTIVVLFGFIGLVVGSLSIYFGKLISGIIFYILNFYDLCCEFAGNLPFSTITIGKPQLINLILFIIIFILISMLASEKVNKQSVKKHITIAACLLVILNFVFYISPKPLKIVHLDIGQGDSAVVISPARKVYVIDGGGNLKKKTTDRDTGYYIVRPYLKYNGISKIDCLIMTHSDRDHVGGLIELIDYFKIDNIVLPYAYKNKEEEDILLKELIDRATKKNINMVYLNEKNVIRDKYISFETIYPLRDTTQFHNNNAYSLVLKLKYKAYDEILTGDIEKEEEEKINNKYTDYLNSDIIKVPHHGSNSSSTKEFIEYVMPRLAVISSGRNNRFGHPHKEVLERYMDYDIPIFNTSKDGAITIKTDGHNMGISTYYSKKQIFLGIK; from the coding sequence ATGAAAAGGCCTGCTGTTTTTATTTGTATTTTTTATCTTATAGGAGTACTGACAGGGTACTATGTAAAAGATTTATTATTGGTTATATTATTATTTGGTATTACAATCATATTATCTATCATTCTATATAAAACATATTCATGGAAAGGTGTATTCATTTTTCCGTTGATATGCTTTTTTGCGTACATAAATATATGTAATCATATAGAATCAAATAACAACCCATTGGATAAGTTGTTTGATGATACAGTGTCATGTACCGCTGAAGGATATATAGATAATATCATCAGCAAGGAAGATAAGACTCAACTGATTATTAGTACCAATAAAATTATTATAGAAGATAAGATTTATACAGATAAATTCAAGATCAAGGTTTATGGTACAGATATTAATAAAATAGATATAGGCACTTATATTAATATAAGTGGAAAGTTAAGTAAACTGACTAGACCCACCAATCAGGGACAATTTGACGAAGAAAAATATTATAGGATAAGAGGAATAAAATATAAATTATATTTGAAAGAGCATAAAATAATAGATGATGAAAAAACGAATATTTTATCTACAATCAAGTATTCTATGAATAAGAAGTTATCTTTTATTAGAAATAAATGGGTCAAGGTGTATGACAGTATTCTACCAGAAAATCAAGCAAACCTAATGAAAGCCATGATATTAGGAGAAAAATCTTATTTATCTATTGATACCAAAAATAAGTATTCTGAATCTGGTATTTCTCATGTTTTAGCTATATCAGGTTTGCATATAGCAATTCTTGGATATGGTTTCTTTAGTTTGATATGTTTGTTGATATCTAAAAAGAAGAGCGTAATATTCACTATATGCTTCTTGGCATTCTACTTAATTTTAACTGGAGCCAGTGTTTCCACGGTTAGAGCTGTAATCATGCTTTCAATAATATTATTAGCATACTTTTTTGGTAGGACATATGATATATACTCATCTATCTGTATTGCTGCAGTAATAATACTTATGATTAATCCTTATAACTTGTGGGATACAGGGTTCTTATTATCCTTCTCAGCAGTTATAGGTATAATAGCAATAACGCCAGCACTTGATGAATTATATAATAAAAAAGGGAATAAGATAATAGCAACCTTTAATGTTAGTTTAGCGGCTACACTTGGTACTATGCCTGTTATGCTTCTAACATTTTATGAATTGCATATATATTCTGTGTTGGTTAACATCTTGGTAGTACCTCTTATGACAATAGTTGTCTTGTTTGGATTTATTGGACTTGTTGTTGGTTCTCTATCCATCTATTTTGGTAAATTAATCTCTGGAATCATATTTTATATACTTAACTTTTATGATTTATGCTGTGAATTTGCAGGAAATCTTCCATTTAGCACTATCACAATTGGAAAGCCCCAGCTTATTAATCTTATTTTGTTCATTATAATATTTATACTCATATCAATGTTAGCTTCTGAAAAAGTAAATAAACAATCAGTGAAAAAGCATATCACAATAGCTGCTTGTCTATTGGTGATATTGAATTTCGTGTTTTATATTAGTCCTAAACCTCTTAAAATAGTACATTTGGACATAGGGCAAGGAGATAGTGCAGTTGTAATATCACCTGCTAGGAAAGTGTATGTTATTGATGGAGGAGGAAATCTCAAGAAGAAAACAACAGATAGAGACACTGGTTATTATATCGTAAGACCCTATCTGAAATATAACGGTATCAGCAAGATTGACTGCTTGATAATGACTCATAGTGATAGAGATCATGTTGGAGGCTTAATTGAATTAATAGATTATTTTAAGATAGATAACATCGTATTGCCCTATGCTTATAAAAACAAAGAGGAAGAAGATATCCTGTTAAAAGAGCTGATTGATAGAGCTACTAAGAAAAATATAAATATGGTATACCTGAATGAGAAAAACGTAATAAGGGACAAATATATTTCATTTGAAACCATATATCCTCTTAGAGACACAACCCAGTTTCATAACAATAACGCTTATTCATTGGTATTAAAGCTAAAATATAAAGCTTATGACGAAATTTTAACTGGTGATATAGAGAAAGAAGAAGAAGAAAAAATCAACAATAAATATACAGATTATTTAAACAGTGATATAATTAAAGTACCCCATCATGGCTCTAACAGTTCATCGACAAAAGAATTCATTGAATATGTTATGCCAAGATTAGCTGTAATAAGTTCTGGTAGGAACAATAGATTTGGACATCCTCATAAGGAAGTACTAGAGCGATATATGGACTATGATATACCCATTTTTAATACATCAAAAGATGGAGCCATTACCATTAAAACAGATGGGCATAATATGGGTATCAGTACATATTACAGTAAGAAACAGATTTTTTTGGGAATAAAATAA